GTCGCCCCGGCATTCGCGGACTCCCTTTCCAGGAACGATATAAGAATAGATTTTCAATTTTTCGTTGCGCGAAGTCCGCGCATAATTTGCAACCCTTTTCCCGCCGATCGCCATATACTCCGGAAATCGATTAGTTCATTTGGTTAGCCATCGGATGGTTAGCCTTCGGGCTGGCCGGCTGACGATCACCTGGAAACGCGCCAGCTCCGCCGGGGCCCTTTCGGGCAAAACGGTTCCGGAGAAGCCGGAACCGAAGCGGACATGGCCTTGCAAGCTGAGGGGAGACGGCTGCAATGGTGAGAGCCGGTAAGAGAGCCGCTGTCCTATCGCTGTCCCGGTTTTGCGGGCTGTTTTGCCTGGGCGCCTTGTTGGCCGCGCCGCAGCCGGCCGCGGGTCAGGATCTCGCCAACATGATCCAAGCGGCCAAACAGGCGGAGGCGGAGAACACCCTCTTCGGCACCGTAGAGATCCGCTCCGACTCGCTGAAAGGCCTGCAGCAGTGGCAAAGGGTGGTCGGCGCCATGCGCACCGCCGGTCCGGCCTTCAACAACTGCGCCAAGAGTGCCGGCGCCTGCACCACTTCGATGTTGAAACGCTGGCGCGAGATCGTCCTTGCCGCCAAGGCCCTGCCGCGGGGAGACCGCCTCCGGTCGGTGAACAGCTCCTTCAACCGCTGGCCCTACAAGCTGGACATGGAAGTCTACGGCGTCCGCGAATACTGGGCGACGCCGAAGGAGTTCATCATCCGCTCCGGCGACTGCGAGGACTACTCCATCGCGAAGTACTACGCCCTGAGAAACGTCGGCTTCAGCAAGGACGAACTGCGGATCGTCGCCCTGCGCGACACCATCCGCGGCTTCGGGCACGCCGTCATGGCCGCCTACGTCGGCGGCGACATCCTGATCCTGGACAACACCTCCCAACTCGTCCTTCCGCACAGTAAGTACGGCCACTACGTCCCTCAGGTCTCGATGAACGAGACCTCGCGCTGGGCCCATGTGCCCGGCAAGCAGAGGCAGCTCAAGGCCCCCTCCGGCTTCGCCCTCTCGGCCAGTACCCTGTTCCAGAAACGCCAGTAAGACCGGAGCCGGAGATGTGCAGCGCCAGCGCCCCAGCCGAAAGCGACTTCATCAGCACCGAAGTCGACCCCAACCAGTTCAAGCCAACCCGCTCGCGCGCGCTCAGCCGCGGCCTGACCGTGATCGGCATCATACTCGCGATCTGCGTCGTTGTGCCCATCGTGCTGATCCAACTGCGGCAGGGCGATCTGGAGAGCGAACTGCAGCGCCGCCTGGAAGTCCTTTCGGCCGGACGCGCCGAAGTGATCGAGACCTGGCTCTCCGGCAGCGTCCGCCCGGCCGGCCGGGTGCTGGACAGCGAGCTCTTCCGGCTCTTCGCCACGGAAATGGACTTTTCCGGCGGCGACATCTCCGGGCCGGGCGCGGGCGCCCCGGCGGGCGGCGACGCTTTCTCCGCCACGCTCTCCGAGCAGCTCCCTTACATGGAGCAGATTCTCACCGACTTCGCCGACAATGCGGGCTTCGCGGCCGGCTACGTGATCAACCGGGAAGGTATCTCCTACGTCTCCACCGCCGGCGCGCTGCTGATGAGCGGCCAACAGCAGCAGATCGCCCGCGGCATCTTCGACAGCGGCACCATCGCCTTCGGCCCCGCCCGGCGCGCGCCCGGCGGCGCTGTCATCGACTTCTTCGCCCCCATCTTCGCCGCCCAGTTCGAGTTGACCGGCGGCCAGTACCCGGAGGATCCCGGCGAGTTGCGGCAGCTTCTCGCCGAGCAGACCGTCGGCGTGCTGATGCTGACCATTCCGATCGACGAGATGCTGATCGAGGTGCTGGCGCCGCCGCCGCTCTCCGGAGCCGGCGAGCGCCTAGTGCTGCTGCAACGCTCGGACGGCGGCCTCTTCCTGGTGGACCCCAACACTCTTCCGCCGGTACGGCTGGTCGAGGGCATAGATATGCCGCCGGCCGACGCCCCCCTGCCCTTCGCCGAGCGCGGCGCCGTCGGCCGGGGCACCGCCGTCTATTCGGCGGGCAGTCCGGTCCGCGAGACCGCCTGGTGGGTTGTTCAGGAAATCGAGACCGCGGTCGCCGAAAACCAGATGCGCGGCTTCGTTCTCGCGGTACTGGCGGTCGCCGGCCTGGTGATGCTGGCGGTGATCGCCGCCTTCGGCGCCTTCTGGTGGCGCCTCAACAACGAGCACAGCTCCACCCTGGCCGACCAGTTCAAGCGCCTGGCCTCGCGCATCGAAGCCCAGCGCCGGTTTCTCGACAGCGTCAACAACTCCATCGCCGAGTACATCGGCGTGAAATCGAAGGAAGGCAGGTACCGCTACCTCAACCCGGCCTTCGCGCGGGCCGTCGACCGCAGCGTCGGCGACGCGGTGGGCCTGGACGACGCGGCCCTCTTCGGCCAGGGGACGGCGGAACGCCTGGCCAGATCCGATCGCCGCGTTCTGGAGCGGGAGGCCTCGGTGACCTTCAACACCGAGATCTACCTGCAGTCCCGCCTGCATCACTTGCAGGTCTCGAAGGTCCCCTACCACGACGACAGCGGCGAAACCGTCGGCATCGTCTCGGTCATGCGCGACGTGACCGAACTGGTCGAGGAACACCAGAAGCGCGAACGCGCCATGCAGCAGATGGTGTCCTCTCTGGTGCGCGCCGTCGAGCTGCGCGACCCTTATCTGGCCGGCCACTCGCGCCGCCTTGCCGGCTTCGCCCGCGCCGTCGCCGAGCTGTTGGAAGCCGGATCCGAGGTCGTGGCCACGGTCGAGATCGCGGCCAACCTCTCACAGATCGGCAAGCTGGCGGTGCCGGTGGAGATACTGACCAAACCGGGCCGCCTCAGCGATAGTGAGATCGAACAGCTGCAACGCCACATCCAGCACACCGCGTCCATACTGCGCGACATCGACTTCGAATTGCCGGTACTGGACGCCGTCACACAGATGCACGAGCGCCTGGACGGCGGCGGCTACCCGAACGGCCTGTCGGGCGAGCAGATCGGCCTGGCCGGGCGCATCCTGGGGGCCTGCGACGTTTTCTGCGCCCGCCTGGAGCCGCGGGTCTATCGTGGCGGCATCTCGCCGGAACGGGCGCTTCAGATCCTGGAACAGAACGACCGACGTTACGATGCGCGGGTTATCGCGGCCCTGCGCAGGGTCGCGGAGTCGATCGCCGGAGAGAAGCTGATCGCCGATCTCGCCGGCGACTAGGGAACCTGCGACTAGGGGGCCGGCGCTACTTCGTCGTTGCGGTGTAGACGCCGTCCCAGTCCGGCGGCGGCGGATTGGCCTGGAAGTCTTCGATGCGCCGGCGGTAGAGCTGCAGGAAGAACGGCAGGTCCAGGCGCTCCAGAGAGCGGCCCTCCAGTTCCTCGATCGCCCGCAGGGCAACCGCCCAGTAGCGCCCCCGGTAAGCCGTCAAGAGATCGCCGATGCCGGCGATGGTGCGCCGGACATCCTCGTCCTCGGCGAGTTCGGCGGGGCCGAGCAGGGCGAAGATGCGTTGCGGCTCCCGCTTGCCCTTCACCCGTATAATGTCGAGTTCCACGTAGGTCATGCGCGCGCCCACCTCCAAGGCAGCGGCCTGGCCGATGATGATCTGGGCGCCATAGGTCTTGCATTGGCCTTCGGCGCGCGAAGCCAGGTTCACGGTGTCGCCCATGACGGTGTAATCGAAGCGCTGTTCGGACCCCATGTTGCCGACGACGCAGGACCCGCTGTTGAGACCGATACCGACATCCAGGCGAATGGCCTGCCCGCCGGCCGTCTGGGCCTCCTGGGCCAGTTCGACGTTCAGGCGGTCGATCTCCCGGCGCATCGCCAAGGCCGCCCGGCAGGCGTTGCGGGCGTGCTCGTCGTCCGGGACGGGCGCGTTCCAGAATGCCATGACCGCGTCGCCCATGTACTTGTCGATGGTGCCCTGGTGGTCGAGTATCTGGGCCGACAGCGGCGTGAGCAGCCGGTTCATCAGGCGGCTCAGCCGCTGCGGCTGCTGCTGCATGCTCTCTGAAATCGAGGTGAAGTCGCGCACGTCGCTGAACAGCACGGTCATGTCCCGGCGCACGCCGCCCAGCACCAGAAGATCCGGATCTTTCACCACTTGGTCGACCAGGGCCGGGGAGATGTATTGGCGAAAGGCGCTGCGGACCTGCGCGCGCAGATGCTCTTCGCGCAGGTAGTTGATGAAGACGAGAAGGGCGAATACGGCCAAGGCGCCCAGGGTCGGGTAGGCCACGTCGATCAGCACGCCCTCAGTGGTATAGAGCAGCCAGGAGGCGGTCAGCAACGCCGCCGCCACCACCGCGCCCAGCAGCATGGTCAGCAACGCGCCCAATACAGGCACCAGAGCGATGAACGACAGGGCCACGAGGGCGAAGACCACCAACTCCGCCCCCAAGGCGTAGTTCGGGCGCAGCAGCAACTGGTTTCCGAGAATCATCTCCAGGACCTGAGCGTGCACCTCGACGCCGGGGATATCTTCCTGCAGCGGCGTCGCCTTGATGTCGAGCAGGCCCGCGGCCGAAGTGCCGATCAGCACCAGCTTGCCGGCCAGGCGCTCCGGCGCGACGCTGCCGGCCAGGATGTCCTTGGCCGAGACGTAGAGATGAGGGCGCGTCTCGGCGTAGTGCACCCACAGCCGGCCGTTGCGGTCGGTCGGCACCTCGACCCCGGCCACGACGAAGGAGCGGACGCCCGCGTCGTCGGTCTTGATGGCGAAAGCGTTGCCGCCGGTGGCGATGCGCAGCAGTTCGACCGAGAGTCCCGGCAGGATACGGTCTTCGGCGACGACGAAGGCCGGCACCCGGCGCACGATACCGTCGCGCTCCGGCACCAGGCTGAAAACCGCGCGGCTGGAGGCCGCCGCGTCCACCACCGGCGTATTGCGCACCAGACCGCGGAAGTGAAAAAGGTAGGGCTTCGGATCCTTGCCCAGAACCGCCAGGGGAACCTTCGGCAAGGAAGCCGCGTCATCACCGTCCCGGCGCCGGTGATAGGCGGCCTGGCCCAGCACCAGGCGCGAATTGCGGATGGCGCGGGCGAAAACCTCGTCGTTGGCGGGAAGGCTGCGCAGCGCTTCCTTGACCTCGGGCGCCACGCCGGTCAGGGAGTCCGCATAGGCCGCAGGCGAGGAGCGGTCGGGCTCGGCGAAAACCATGTCGAAAGCCGTCGCGACCACGCCGGCCTCACGCAGCCGGTCGATCAGCCGCGCGACGGTGGTGCGCGGCCAGGGCCATTGGCCGACCTCCGCCAGGCTCTCCTCGTCGACGTCGACGATGATGACGGGCTCCATTGCCGGCTGGCGGGGCTCGACCAGCTGGTAGAGGTCGAAGGTCTTGAGCCGCAGGGTCTCCAGGGGGGCAGGATCCCAAACCCGCAACGCCAGCAGCGGTATGAAGAGGCAGAGGCCGAGCAGCCGGCTGATGCCGAACCTCTGAGCCAGCCGCAGCAGGGACGATTGCTTCAGCAAGCGCCGCAGCAAGGCGGCCTTGCCGCTGTCCTTCCGGCGGTCCCCCGCCCCGATCGATGACACCTCCTCGCTCACTTCCACCCCGTCTCCTGGCTGCCCGTCTCCTGGCTGCCCGTCCCCCGGCTACCCATCACGGGCGCCGCGTCAGGGCGTCCGGCGCCCGGACCGATGCAGCCATGAACTCCTACAGGACCATCAACCGCCGTTGACCAGGCTGTTGGCCGTGACATCGGCGATGCTGGAGAGCGCACTGTCCACATCGTGGATCAACACCACCGTGCCGCTCTCCAGGACCAGCTCATCGATACCGGCGCCGCCGCCGTTGTCGGTGAAGCTCGCGACGGCGTCTTCAATATCGATCCCCAACGGTCCGTCGACATCGCTGACGTCGGTGAAGGACAGGAGATCGCCTTCGTTGACGGAGAAGTCGAGAATCTCGTCGCTCCCTTCGTTGGCGGCGAGGCTGAAGAGGTAGGCGTCGGCCCCGTCGCCGCCGACGAGCAGATCGTCGCCTTCCTGGCCGGCGATGGTGTCGTCGCCACCCTGGCCCATGACGCTGTCGTTCCCCGAACCGCTTTCGATCCAGTCGGACTCGCCAAGGCCGCCCAGCGCCGCGCGCAGGGCCGGTCCCTCAACATCGTTGAAGACCAGCACCGCAAGGTCGAAGAGGCTGCCTTCGTATTCGGCCTCGACCAGCAGCGTGTCGCCGAAGACCAGGTTGCCGCCGCCGCCACCCAGGATGACGTCTTCGCCGAAGGAGCCGCCGGCCTCGGCGACCTCGTCGCCGATCAGCAGATCGCCCGCGGCGCTGGCCAGCACCACCGCGCCCGGCAGGTGTTCCTGCCCGCTGATCAGGATATCGTCGCCGGAGCCGCCGATCAGCAGGTCGGCGCCGTCCACGTCCACCAGGAAATCGGCGCCGCCGCCGCCGTCCAGGCTGTCGTCGCCCTGGTCGCCGAAGAGGAAGTCGTTGTGGTCGCCGCCCTGCAGCAGGTTGGCGGCGGTGTTGCCGAAGAGGAAATCCTGGCCGCGGCCGCCCTGCAGGCTGTCGCCGTCGACGTCCGCGTAGAGCACCGTCTGGCCGGCGTCCTCCTCGTTGGTCCCGGCGCCCTGGGCCGGGTTCAGGTCGTCCGAGGAGTCCTGCGGGTTGAAATCGTCGATCGCCGCCAGATCGTCATTGTTGAGGGCGGTGTCGAAGGACGTGGGCTCGTTGCTGGTGGTCCAGTCCGCCGAGGTGTTGGTGTCGGCGGTGAAAGCGTCCCCCGGACTATCGCCGGCGGTTTCCTCGTCGGCGAAGACACGGGCGAAGACATGGGTGCCCTCGTCGTCCACGGCGGGGGCGTCGTCGAGCACGATGTCGGAACGGTCCAGCGCGGCCAGCAGGGCATCCTGGTCGCCCACCAGGCCGGAATAGGTCTCCAGGTCGATCAAGGCGCCCAGCAGGGCCGCGGCGTTGGCGGTGGCGCTGCCGGAACCCACCCAGTTGCCGCCGGTGCCGCCGAAGAGTTCGCCGTCGGCGCCGTTGGCCAGGAACATGTCGACCGAACCGCTGTCCTGCACCAGATAGACGCCGAGCATGTCCGAGGTGTCCTCGCCGAAGCCCCAGACCGATCCCGGCTCGGTGTATTCGCCGGGGACCTCGTAGGTGCCGGTCTGCTGGATCTCGCCGCCCGGCGTGGAGGTCGCCCAGGTGCCGTCCTCGAAGATGGTCAGAAAGCCCAGCGGCGGGATGTTGATGCTGCCGCCCGTCGCCGTGGAGAGGTCGATGGTCACCAGGTGGCCGTCCGCGCCGATGATCTGAATCATCAGCGACTTGACCTCCGACGTGCTGACGGCATGGTCGACGATGTTGCGGATCTCGATGTAGTTCTGGCCGGTGTTGACCGTTTCGATGATGTCGCCGTGCTTTTCGACCGAGGTGCCCACGCCCAGGCCGATCTCGTTGATGCCGACCGCGCCGGCCAGGAAGACCTCGGCCTGTACCTCGAAGGAGAAGGTCTCGGTGACGGCGTTGTCGCCGTCGTCCGCCTCGACGCCGGAGTCGCCGTTGCTGCCGTCGCCGCCCGGGGCCGGCGAGCCGCTCTCGAGGGCCGCTTCCTCGGTTGTCACCGCGACCTCGACGGTGAGGGTGCCGGTGTAGTCGTCCGCGGGATCGAGCTGCAGCGAGGCCACCAGGTCCTGGAGCTCCGCCTCGGTGCCGGTGAAGGTCCAGACCAGGCTGCCGTTGACGTGCGTGACGTCTCCGCCGAAGCCGGTGTCGTAGACCAGGTCCGCGTCGTCGTCGCTGGCGATCGCCGGGCTGCCGCTCAGGGTCACCTGAATTGTCGTCACCGCCTCCGAGCCGTCGTCGTCGAAGCCGCCGGCGTTGAAGAGATCGCCGTCGGGATTGTCCGGATTGCCGTCCTGCAAGCCCAGCAGCAGCGCCAGGTCGACCAGCGAGCCGTTGGTGGAGACGCCGTAGCCGCCGGTGGTGACCAGCGCGCCGCCGTCGGCCACAGCGTCGACCGGCACGTCGAAGTCGTCGTCGTTGACCGCGCTGTCCGAGCCGTCCACCGCCGTCGCCTCGACGGTAAAGCTGCCGTCGACGTCGCTGTCCTCAGGCGGGGTCGCCTGGATCAGGGCAGAGAAGTTCGTCACCCCGCCGACCAGCGTCAGGGTCAGGGTGGTGGTGCCGTCACCCTCGACCGCGGCGATCTGGCCACCGGCCGAGGCACTCAGCACCCAGCCCTCGGGCGCGGTGACGACGACCTGGCTCAGCGTGTCGCCAGGGGTCGTCACGTCAGCGGTGATCTGCACGTCGCCGGTGGTGTCTTCCTTCAGGCTGCCGTCGTCGCCGGGCACGGCGAGCGCCACTGTGGGGGCCCCCGCTGCACCGGTGTTGGCATCGGCAGAGGCCTCCGATGTCGCCTCGTTGTTGCCGGCCTCGCAGTCCTCGTCGACCGGCTCCTCCAGCGCCGTGGCGGTCGCCGAGAAGGGGTAGACCTCGCCGTCCGCAACGCCGTCGGAGGCGGTGACTTCGAAGGTGTAGTCGGTGAAGCCCGAGACGCCGTCGCTCACCAGGAACTCCACGTCGCCGTCGCCGTTCACCGAGACGGTGACGCCGGCCAGGGCCGGCAGCGGCTCGACCACCGTGAAGCCATCGGGGATGTCCACCACCACCGTGTGAAGCTCGGAGCCGTCGATGTAGTCGCCGAAGCTCGCCGAGACCGAGACCGTGCCGGTTTCGCCAGGCGAGAACTCGCCGTCCGGATCACCGCTGTCGTTCACGTTGACCGAGACGGACAACCCCGCGCCCTCGCCGTCGGCCACCGCGTCGACGTCGACGTCGGCGCTGACCGGCGCGGACATCGCTGTGTCGCCACTGTTGGGATCGGTCGTGGTCGCAGTGAAGGAGATATCGCCGCCCATCACCGTGACCACATCCAGGTCGCTGTCCGGCGGCGGCATCAGGGTCACCGTCAGCACGACCGTCGTCGGCTGGCCCGAGGTCGTGTAGACGCCCGTGGCCGGATCGAAGATGCCGCCGTCGTCTCCCACGACGGTGGTGAACCAGCCCTCACCGGCCCCCGGCAGGTTGCCGACCAGAACCTCGCTGACATAGTCGTCACCCGGCGCCGTCACCGTGACAGTGAAGTCGCCCTGGCCGTCTTCGGCGATGCAGAGCGCCTCGCCGCCCAGGCTCACCGACACCGCCGGCGCCCCGGCCGGGTCCAGCGTCACGCTGTCGCTGGCCTGGTCGTCTTGGGTGTTGTTGGCCGTCGTCTGCTCGACGTCGCCGGCCTCCGGGTCGGTGTTGGTATTCTGCTCGACCGCAGTCGCCTCGGCCTGCCAGGTCACTTCCTGCTCGCCCGGCAGCGGGTCGTCGGCCAACACCTGCAGCACCGCCTGGAAGTTCGGGTCCGTCGTGGTCCAGGAAACCTCGTCACCGACCTGCGTTCCGCCGTCGGTATCGGTCACCGTGAAGCCCAGAGGTACCGTCACCGTCACCGTGTGCAGTTCCGAACCGTCGGCGGAATCTCCGAAGGCCGCATCCACCGTCACCGTACCGGCTTCGCCCGGCGCGAAGGATTCATCTCCGCTGGCGCTCACCGCATCCACCGTCACATCGACGGGATCGGCGACCGCATCGACGTAGACCGTGCCGGTGGCGCTGGCCGAGCCGGTCGCCGCCGGCGTCGTAGTGTCTTTGGCGGTCACCGTGATCTCGATGTCCGCCAGATCCAGGTCGCTGTCGGCAACCGGCGCGTCCAACGTGAAGGAGCTGGAGAAGTCCTGCACGTCCTGGGCATCGGCAAAGGTGATGATGATGGTGGTCACGCCGCCGGGCGTCGCCACCACCGCGCTGCCGAGCAGCGGCGGCCCCGCGAGGTCCGCGTTGATCTGCGCGATGTCGACGTCGCCCGGCGCGATCCCCGGCAGGGCGATCTCGACCGAGGCCAGCTCGTCCGTCGGATTCCCGGCCGCCGCCGAGAAACCGATGAGATTGTCTTCGGAGTCTTCCAGGATGGTGGCGATCCCCGCCTGCGCAGCCAGCAGGACCACGCCGTCCGGAACCCCGAAGGCCGCCGTAGGCGCCACTTCACCGGCGGTGACCATGACGGAGAAATCGGTATCCAGGGTCAGACTGTTGTCGCCGGTCTGTGCCTCCCCCCCGCTGGGCGAGAACTCCGCGGTCGTCACGTAGATCGTGCCGGTCACCTCGCCGTCGAGACCGGCCGGCACTTCGACCTGTAGCGATGCCACGGCGTCCGCGTAGTCCGCCGGATCGGCGACACGCAGCGTGAAGCTGCCGCCGCCGTTGTTGACGATCGAGGCTCCGGCCGGCGCCCCGGCCCCGAGCGCCAGAATACCCGCCGAGAGAACCACCGTGACGTTGGTGATCGCCTCCGATCCGTCGCCGTCCGGGCCCGAGGCGTCGAAGCCCGTGTCGATGATGCTGAGCGACAGATCGAGGGGAATTTCCTGCGCCGTGGCGGCTTCATCCACGGTCGCCGAGGAGCCCTGGCTGGCGATCGCCGCCTCGTCCAAGACCGCGTCCAGGACCAGGGTTCCCGAGACGCTGGAGCTGCCCATCTTAGTCGGATCCAGCAGGTCCTGGGCCGTCGCCGTGATCTTGATGCCCGGCAAGTCCGCGTCGCTGCCCGCCTCCGGCGCATCGAGCGTGAAGGAACTGGCGAAGACCTGGACGTCCTGGGTGATGTCGAAAGTAATGACGATGCGCGTGATGCCGCCGTCCGTCGTCACCTCGACGGTGCCCAGCGGCGGGTCGCCGTCCAGGTCGGCAATGATGCTGGATATGTCGAGGTCTTCCGGCGCGAAGCCCGGCAGCTCCAGGACGATGGACGTCAGCTCGTTCTCGATGTTGCCTGCGGTCGCCGCGAAGATCGCCAGGTTGTCGACCGAGTCCTCCTTGATCGCGGCGATGAGCCCCGCCCCGCCGGTGGCGGCGCCCGGCAGGCCGAAGGCGGCGCTGGGCGCCACGGGACTTTCCGGCGTGAAGAAAACGACGAACTGCGGAAAGTCCGGAAACTCGAGCGTCGGCGCGGCCACTTCGCCGATCACGCCCTGCGGCGTGAGGCCGAGGAAACCGAAGGCCTGGCCCAGCCAGGGCGGCAGGCGGAACTCGGCGCCGCCGCCCAGCGCCTGAGGGCCGACCGCAGTCTCGATCGGCACCTGTTCCAGCAGCGCCTCCAGGATGTCCTGGGGCAGTTCCTCGGGGAGGTTGCCTTCCTGATCGTTGGGATTGGGTTGGGTCGGCGGTGTGGGCGGCGAGTCGTCGTCGTTGCGGTCGAGCTGGCGCTGGATGCCGATGGCATTGCCCAGGTCGCGGCCGAAAACGTTGTTGATGACTTGGCTGCTGGCCACCGCCGGCGAACCGGGCAAGGCGTTGGAGCTGGCCACCTGCAGGAAATGGTTGGCCTGGGTGAACTGGGCGATGCCGCCGCCGTTGCTGAAGATGAAACTACCGGTCTCGCCGGTGTCCGGATTGACCAGGTTGACGATCCGGGTGTTGCCGCCCAGGGTCGCGATCTGCACGCCGACGGTGGTGCCGCGGATGCCGATTGTGCCGACCGGCGTTTCCACGTCCATACCGCCGCTGGGCGCGACCTGGCCGGTGACGAAGACGAAGGTCCCCTGGATCAGGGACACCCCCATGGAGTTGTCGCTGCCCGCCGGATTGTAGATCAGTTCGTCGATGACCATCCGTGCGTTGGATGACAGGGAGAACACCGTGTCGTCCACGAAGACGATGCCCAGTTCCGAGCCGACGCCGGTGGAAACGATGTCGCCCTGGAAAATCGGGTCGCCTTCCTGCAGGTCGGCGCGCGAGCCGTCGCTGTGCTGCACCCGGGCAACGCCGCCCAGATCGCTGACCTCGCCGATGGGCGCGCCGAGTTCCACCGCGGCGCCGGCCTGGGCGAAGGCAACGGGGAACTCCGGACCGGCAAGCGCTTCGACCGTCGCATAGTGCAGCTGTGCGCCGTCGGCGGTTTCCAGCAGCGGCGGCTGCACCTGGGCGAAGTAGTCCTGCAACAGCAGTTCCCCGCCGTCCGGCCCGCGCAGCAGGAGATCGTCGTCCAAGCGGACGAAATCGGCGGAAAAGAGGAAGTCCGCATCGACCTGGACCGCTGCCTGGTCCGAGATATCGATGACGTGATGGTTTTCGGAGGCAAAATCGCCGACGGCCGTGGTCTCGCTGACCATTTCACCCCACTCCCTGTGTGGACATGACCCGAGGTCGGCCGTTTGTGCGTTGAGCAAAAACCCGGATAAAAAAACCAAGCAAACACTAACGAAAATCCGGATATCTATCGGCCACCCTGGAAAAAAGCTAACAGCATCCGGAGGCAACTGAGAACAAAAAAGAGAATATTTTGTGGCAAAATAGTGTAGTTAGTGTTGATTTTTACTTACTATCTCCAATAGCAGCTCACCTTTTTAAATAATACTCATTGAGTATATATAGTTTATTAACAAATATTACTATCATTAACCATAGAATTTCCTACAACCTCTCGACGCACCTATGTAAAGATTGCAAATACGGCAGATGACTCTCTTGAGATTTTGCCTGTCGATCACCTTGAGATCACAGTATTTATGAAAATCATCCCATTCCTTCATGACTAAATGAC
The sequence above is drawn from the Pelagibius sp. CAU 1746 genome and encodes:
- a CDS encoding transglutaminase-like cysteine peptidase, with translation MIQAAKQAEAENTLFGTVEIRSDSLKGLQQWQRVVGAMRTAGPAFNNCAKSAGACTTSMLKRWREIVLAAKALPRGDRLRSVNSSFNRWPYKLDMEVYGVREYWATPKEFIIRSGDCEDYSIAKYYALRNVGFSKDELRIVALRDTIRGFGHAVMAAYVGGDILILDNTSQLVLPHSKYGHYVPQVSMNETSRWAHVPGKQRQLKAPSGFALSASTLFQKRQ
- a CDS encoding HD domain-containing phosphohydrolase, whose product is MCSASAPAESDFISTEVDPNQFKPTRSRALSRGLTVIGIILAICVVVPIVLIQLRQGDLESELQRRLEVLSAGRAEVIETWLSGSVRPAGRVLDSELFRLFATEMDFSGGDISGPGAGAPAGGDAFSATLSEQLPYMEQILTDFADNAGFAAGYVINREGISYVSTAGALLMSGQQQQIARGIFDSGTIAFGPARRAPGGAVIDFFAPIFAAQFELTGGQYPEDPGELRQLLAEQTVGVLMLTIPIDEMLIEVLAPPPLSGAGERLVLLQRSDGGLFLVDPNTLPPVRLVEGIDMPPADAPLPFAERGAVGRGTAVYSAGSPVRETAWWVVQEIETAVAENQMRGFVLAVLAVAGLVMLAVIAAFGAFWWRLNNEHSSTLADQFKRLASRIEAQRRFLDSVNNSIAEYIGVKSKEGRYRYLNPAFARAVDRSVGDAVGLDDAALFGQGTAERLARSDRRVLEREASVTFNTEIYLQSRLHHLQVSKVPYHDDSGETVGIVSVMRDVTELVEEHQKRERAMQQMVSSLVRAVELRDPYLAGHSRRLAGFARAVAELLEAGSEVVATVEIAANLSQIGKLAVPVEILTKPGRLSDSEIEQLQRHIQHTASILRDIDFELPVLDAVTQMHERLDGGGYPNGLSGEQIGLAGRILGACDVFCARLEPRVYRGGISPERALQILEQNDRRYDARVIAALRRVAESIAGEKLIADLAGD
- a CDS encoding adenylate/guanylate cyclase domain-containing protein; the encoded protein is MSEEVSSIGAGDRRKDSGKAALLRRLLKQSSLLRLAQRFGISRLLGLCLFIPLLALRVWDPAPLETLRLKTFDLYQLVEPRQPAMEPVIIVDVDEESLAEVGQWPWPRTTVARLIDRLREAGVVATAFDMVFAEPDRSSPAAYADSLTGVAPEVKEALRSLPANDEVFARAIRNSRLVLGQAAYHRRRDGDDAASLPKVPLAVLGKDPKPYLFHFRGLVRNTPVVDAAASSRAVFSLVPERDGIVRRVPAFVVAEDRILPGLSVELLRIATGGNAFAIKTDDAGVRSFVVAGVEVPTDRNGRLWVHYAETRPHLYVSAKDILAGSVAPERLAGKLVLIGTSAAGLLDIKATPLQEDIPGVEVHAQVLEMILGNQLLLRPNYALGAELVVFALVALSFIALVPVLGALLTMLLGAVVAAALLTASWLLYTTEGVLIDVAYPTLGALAVFALLVFINYLREEHLRAQVRSAFRQYISPALVDQVVKDPDLLVLGGVRRDMTVLFSDVRDFTSISESMQQQPQRLSRLMNRLLTPLSAQILDHQGTIDKYMGDAVMAFWNAPVPDDEHARNACRAALAMRREIDRLNVELAQEAQTAGGQAIRLDVGIGLNSGSCVVGNMGSEQRFDYTVMGDTVNLASRAEGQCKTYGAQIIIGQAAALEVGARMTYVELDIIRVKGKREPQRIFALLGPAELAEDEDVRRTIAGIGDLLTAYRGRYWAVALRAIEELEGRSLERLDLPFFLQLYRRRIEDFQANPPPPDWDGVYTATTK